A single window of Spirochaetales bacterium DNA harbors:
- a CDS encoding CPBP family intramembrane metalloprotease has protein sequence MERTIRLNGTWEKGGKSPLFASFILVFITGGLYSFIPSIIANLYVGIDAALGGFTFSFDDFNFIDIYSAFYRRYKYFILILTFFFQFGLFLTVPLLIMRKWHTTDIGAYIQSDHLHLPAILLSLLGVFFVIPIVDATSRFFYFLFPVFERLSEIARPLYKIESIPELIVTLTGLSLTPAICEEFLFRGYFQRTLQRKLSFPWHCLVSGLVFALFHQNPLGLPALFLVGFFLGFIYYCSGSIYTSMAVHFLYNVLIILSVDSSNLPTFLVAENGFYRLPILVASVPLFILVSIGIYLVRSKEITDSFVQVLGEQEKDKEKTIETKEENRL, from the coding sequence ATGGAAAGAACCATCCGTTTAAACGGCACCTGGGAAAAGGGCGGGAAAAGCCCCCTTTTCGCCTCCTTTATCCTCGTTTTTATAACGGGAGGCCTGTATTCATTCATCCCCTCTATCATCGCCAACCTTTATGTCGGTATCGACGCTGCGCTCGGCGGTTTCACTTTTTCATTCGATGATTTTAATTTTATCGATATATACTCGGCCTTTTACCGGCGCTATAAATATTTTATTCTCATTCTTACCTTCTTTTTTCAGTTCGGCCTTTTTCTCACCGTTCCGCTTCTCATCATGAGAAAATGGCATACCACGGATATCGGGGCGTATATTCAATCGGACCACCTCCATCTTCCGGCGATCCTGCTTTCGCTTCTGGGTGTTTTCTTTGTCATACCGATCGTCGACGCGACCTCGCGCTTTTTCTATTTCCTCTTTCCCGTGTTCGAACGGCTTTCCGAAATAGCACGGCCCCTTTACAAAATAGAATCGATCCCGGAACTCATCGTCACGCTTACCGGGTTGTCACTCACCCCGGCCATTTGTGAAGAATTCCTTTTCAGGGGATACTTCCAGCGCACGCTTCAGAGAAAATTGAGTTTTCCGTGGCATTGTCTCGTCTCGGGGCTGGTCTTTGCCCTTTTCCATCAAAATCCGCTCGGCCTGCCGGCACTCTTTCTCGTCGGATTTTTCCTCGGGTTTATCTACTACTGCTCGGGATCGATCTATACCTCGATGGCGGTCCATTTTCTCTACAACGTGCTCATCATCCTGTCCGTGGATTCTTCAAACCTTCCTACATTTCTCGTTGCGGAAAACGGCTTCTACCGCCTCCCGATTCTTGTCGCATCCGTCCCCCTTTTCATCCTTGTTTCGATCGGTATATATCTCGTCCGTTCGAAAGAGATAACGGATTCCTTTGTTCAGGTACTCGGGGAACAGGAAAAAGACAAAGAGAAAACCATTGAAACCAAGGAAGAAAACCGGCTGTAG